In one window of Caballeronia sp. TF1N1 DNA:
- the miaA gene encoding tRNA (adenosine(37)-N6)-dimethylallyltransferase MiaA — MTARSIACLLGPTASGKTAAALAIAARSARPVEIISVDSALVYREMDIGTAKPSAEERALAAHHLIDIIDPSQSYSAAQFRDDALRLVGEIVARGHVPLLVGGTMLYFKALTQGLNDLPPADADTRALLDADAARDSWPALHARLALIDPQTAARLAPNDSQRIQRALEVFMLTGQPMSALLAAPRESSGDAPYRFVPIALEPSDRAVLHARIAARFDAMLAHGFIDEVKRLRARGDLDLSMPSMRCVGYRQAWEYLDGATRYDEMRDKGVFATRQLCKRQLTWLRSIPERAVVDCCAGDATERAVATVLAVGG, encoded by the coding sequence ATGACGGCTCGTTCCATCGCGTGTTTATTGGGGCCGACGGCATCGGGAAAGACAGCGGCGGCGCTTGCGATTGCCGCGCGCTCGGCGCGGCCGGTCGAGATTATCAGTGTGGATTCGGCGCTGGTTTATCGCGAGATGGATATCGGCACGGCCAAACCGAGCGCGGAAGAACGCGCGCTGGCCGCGCATCATCTGATCGATATCATCGATCCCTCACAGAGCTATTCCGCCGCGCAGTTTCGCGACGATGCGCTGCGGCTCGTCGGCGAAATCGTCGCGCGCGGGCATGTGCCGCTGCTGGTCGGCGGCACGATGCTGTACTTCAAGGCGCTCACGCAGGGCTTGAACGACTTGCCTCCCGCCGATGCCGATACGCGCGCTCTTTTGGATGCCGATGCCGCGCGCGACAGCTGGCCGGCGTTGCATGCGCGACTTGCGTTAATCGATCCCCAAACCGCCGCGCGTCTCGCGCCCAATGACTCGCAGCGCATTCAACGCGCGCTCGAAGTGTTCATGCTCACCGGGCAGCCGATGTCGGCGCTGCTTGCCGCGCCGCGCGAGTCTTCGGGCGATGCGCCGTATCGCTTCGTGCCGATTGCACTCGAACCTTCGGATCGCGCGGTGCTGCATGCGCGTATCGCGGCACGCTTCGATGCGATGCTGGCGCACGGTTTCATCGACGAAGTGAAGCGGCTGCGCGCCCGTGGCGACCTCGATCTGTCGATGCCGTCGATGCGATGCGTGGGTTATCGGCAAGCATGGGAGTATCTCGACGGCGCGACACGCTATGACGAAATGCGCGATAAGGGCGTCTTCGCGACGAGGCAGTTGTGCAAGCGGCAGTTGACTTGGCTGCGTTCGATACCGGAGCGGGCGGTGGTGGATTGTTGCGCGGGGGATGCAACGGAGCGGGCGGTGGCGACGGTGTTGGCGGTGGGGGGGTAA
- a CDS encoding VTT domain-containing protein has protein sequence MDTLLQFLGMILHIDKSLGVFIQHYGAWVYAVLFLIVFCETGLVVFPFLPGDSLLFIGGAFAASHAMDLSALIVLLLVAAVLGNTVNYWIGRAIGPKVFDTNIPVLERFLDRAALQKTHNFYEHHGGKTIVIARFVPVVRTFAPFVAGASSMNHTRFQFFNILGALVWVLLLVLLGYFFGNIPFIRQYLNVIVLVGIGAAVVPIALGALWKLTRRRSKA, from the coding sequence TTGGACACGCTGCTGCAATTTCTAGGGATGATCCTTCACATCGACAAGTCGCTCGGTGTCTTTATCCAGCACTACGGCGCTTGGGTCTATGCGGTGTTGTTCCTCATCGTGTTCTGCGAAACCGGGCTCGTCGTATTCCCGTTCCTGCCGGGCGATTCGCTGTTGTTCATCGGCGGCGCGTTTGCCGCGTCCCACGCGATGGACTTGAGCGCGCTCATCGTGCTGCTGCTCGTGGCGGCTGTTCTGGGGAACACGGTGAATTACTGGATCGGGCGCGCTATCGGCCCGAAGGTGTTCGACACCAACATTCCCGTGCTGGAGCGCTTTCTCGACCGCGCGGCGCTGCAAAAGACCCATAACTTTTATGAGCATCACGGCGGCAAGACTATCGTGATCGCGCGCTTCGTGCCGGTGGTACGGACCTTCGCGCCGTTCGTGGCGGGCGCTTCGTCGATGAATCACACGCGCTTTCAGTTCTTCAATATTCTGGGCGCGCTGGTTTGGGTCCTGTTGCTCGTGCTACTCGGCTACTTCTTCGGCAACATTCCGTTCATTCGGCAGTATTTGAACGTGATCGTGCTGGTGGGAATCGGCGCGGCAGTGGTGCCGATCGCGCTGGGTGCGCTTTGGAAGCTGACGCGGCGGCGCTCGAAGGCGTAA
- a CDS encoding peptidoglycan DD-metalloendopeptidase family protein, translated as MRTLVSMQMEGFKLFSRAGIAGAAVAAVLAGCSSTPRTPAPIVESSASSAPPVVQTTSPAVIPAPVVPLNAPPAEPGFYRVKPGDTLYGIARNYKQKPDDLAKWNTLPESKQVNIGQLLRVVPPGAAVASASTAQKKDMPPLIATPQKSSSDKTEKSVAQKPAPEASEEHVSAARGTFVWPAKGEVVRKFGASGNKGIDISGKVGQPVKAAAGGKVVYAGSGLRSYGRMIIVRHGNDFLTAYAYNDKLLVHEGDTVKQGATIADMGTGPSGSPELHFEVRKSGAAVDPLPLLGAGG; from the coding sequence ATGAGAACGTTGGTGTCGATGCAAATGGAAGGTTTCAAGCTATTCAGCCGCGCGGGCATCGCGGGGGCAGCGGTCGCGGCAGTGCTCGCCGGATGTTCCTCCACACCGCGCACGCCCGCGCCTATCGTCGAGAGTTCGGCGTCGAGCGCGCCGCCTGTCGTTCAGACGACGTCGCCCGCCGTCATTCCCGCGCCGGTCGTGCCGCTCAACGCGCCGCCAGCGGAGCCGGGCTTCTATCGCGTGAAGCCGGGCGACACGCTTTACGGCATCGCGCGAAACTACAAGCAGAAGCCCGACGACCTCGCCAAATGGAACACGCTGCCCGAAAGCAAGCAGGTGAATATCGGACAGTTGTTGCGCGTGGTGCCGCCGGGCGCAGCCGTGGCATCCGCGAGCACGGCGCAAAAGAAAGACATGCCGCCGCTCATTGCCACACCGCAGAAGTCATCGAGCGACAAGACCGAAAAGTCCGTCGCGCAAAAGCCCGCGCCCGAAGCCAGCGAAGAACATGTGAGCGCCGCCAGGGGCACGTTCGTGTGGCCCGCGAAGGGCGAGGTCGTGCGCAAGTTCGGCGCGAGCGGCAACAAGGGAATCGATATCTCCGGCAAGGTCGGGCAGCCCGTGAAGGCGGCGGCCGGCGGCAAGGTCGTGTATGCGGGCAGCGGCTTGCGCTCGTATGGGCGCATGATCATCGTGCGGCATGGCAACGATTTTCTGACCGCTTACGCCTATAACGACAAGCTGCTCGTGCACGAAGGCGATACGGTCAAGCAAGGTGCGACCATCGCCGACATGGGCACGGGACCGAGCGGCTCTCCGGAGCTGCATTTCGAAGTACGCAAGTCGGGCGCGGCGGTTGACCCGTTGCCCCTGCTTGGCGCAGGTGGTTGA
- the mutL gene encoding DNA mismatch repair endonuclease MutL, whose amino-acid sequence MAELNDPSAYTLTADAARGSRAIAPLPDQLISQIAAGEVVERPASVVKELLENALDAGARTLRITLDEGGVKRIVIADDGSGIPPNELPLALLRHATSKIRSLADLEAVATLGFRGEAIASIASVAELFITSRTESCPHATRIDAQTGAISPAAGTVGTTMEVRELYFNTPARRKFLKSEQTELGHCLDVIRRMALARPDVAISVMHNGKAVEHWNASDPRTRVAKILGEVFETAHLPLDERAGPLAVYGCAGLPTASRGRADQQYFFVNGRFVRDKLLTHAVRAAYEDVLHGNRYPAYVLFLDLPPESVDVNVHPSKIEVRFRDSRSIHQYVFHAVQRALARQAGASPETTSGGHAAQLSPTGPASFSAKPYTTGSGDTAPMRGENGTSWMRQSRMMQGTLPVAQPLALYDALFGRKDNAAPDASPSVAWAGESAPAYAPRPAPLDHADDQPLGFAVGQIHGIYVLAQNARGLVIVDMHAAHERILYEQFKNALADRAIAVQPLLIPVSMTADAVEIGIVEEERATLDALGFDLAVLSPTSIAIRAVPALLKDADLQALARAVLADLQAYGGSRVLTERQHELLGTLACHHAVRANRRLTLDEMNGLLRQMEATERADQCNHGRPTWFQLTLADLDRLFMRGQ is encoded by the coding sequence ATGGCCGAACTCAACGATCCCTCCGCCTACACATTGACCGCAGACGCCGCGCGCGGTTCGCGCGCCATCGCGCCGCTTCCCGACCAGCTCATCAGCCAGATCGCGGCGGGCGAGGTGGTGGAACGGCCGGCATCGGTCGTGAAGGAACTGCTGGAAAACGCGCTCGATGCAGGCGCGCGCACCCTGCGCATCACGCTCGATGAAGGCGGCGTGAAGCGAATCGTCATTGCCGATGACGGCAGCGGCATTCCGCCCAACGAACTTCCGCTCGCGCTTTTACGCCACGCGACCAGCAAAATCCGCTCGCTCGCGGACCTGGAAGCCGTCGCCACGCTCGGCTTTCGCGGCGAGGCAATTGCCTCGATCGCTTCCGTCGCGGAGTTGTTCATCACGAGCCGCACCGAGAGTTGTCCGCACGCGACGCGCATCGACGCGCAAACGGGCGCCATTTCCCCGGCAGCCGGCACGGTCGGCACCACCATGGAAGTGCGCGAGCTGTACTTCAACACGCCCGCGCGACGCAAGTTCCTCAAGAGCGAACAGACCGAACTCGGGCATTGCCTCGATGTGATCCGGCGCATGGCGCTCGCGCGCCCGGACGTCGCCATTTCGGTGATGCACAACGGCAAGGCCGTCGAGCATTGGAACGCGAGCGATCCGCGGACGCGCGTCGCGAAGATTCTCGGCGAGGTGTTCGAAACCGCGCATCTGCCGCTCGATGAACGCGCCGGGCCGCTCGCCGTCTATGGTTGCGCGGGCCTGCCGACCGCCAGTCGCGGACGCGCCGATCAACAGTATTTCTTCGTCAACGGCCGCTTCGTGCGCGACAAGCTGCTGACGCACGCGGTGCGCGCGGCCTATGAAGACGTGCTGCATGGCAATCGCTATCCGGCCTATGTGCTGTTCCTCGACTTGCCGCCCGAATCGGTGGATGTGAACGTGCATCCGTCGAAGATCGAAGTGCGCTTTCGCGATTCGCGCTCGATTCACCAATACGTGTTTCATGCCGTGCAGCGCGCGCTCGCGCGGCAAGCGGGCGCGTCGCCGGAAACCACGTCGGGCGGGCATGCGGCGCAGTTGTCGCCGACCGGACCGGCTTCGTTCAGCGCAAAGCCTTACACCACGGGCAGCGGCGATACGGCGCCGATGCGCGGCGAAAACGGCACGTCATGGATGCGCCAGTCGCGCATGATGCAGGGCACCTTGCCTGTCGCGCAGCCGCTTGCGCTGTACGACGCGCTCTTTGGCCGCAAGGACAACGCCGCGCCCGATGCGTCGCCTTCGGTGGCATGGGCCGGCGAAAGCGCGCCGGCTTATGCGCCGCGACCCGCTCCGCTCGATCACGCCGATGACCAGCCGCTCGGCTTCGCCGTCGGGCAGATTCACGGCATCTACGTGCTTGCGCAAAACGCGCGCGGACTCGTGATCGTCGACATGCACGCCGCGCACGAACGCATTCTCTACGAGCAGTTCAAGAATGCGCTTGCGGATCGTGCGATCGCCGTGCAGCCGCTTCTGATTCCGGTATCGATGACGGCGGATGCGGTCGAGATCGGCATTGTCGAGGAAGAGCGCGCCACGCTCGATGCGCTCGGCTTCGATCTGGCCGTGCTCTCGCCGACATCGATTGCCATTCGCGCAGTTCCCGCGCTGCTCAAGGATGCCGATCTGCAAGCGCTTGCGCGCGCCGTGCTGGCGGATTTGCAGGCGTATGGCGGGTCGCGCGTGCTCACCGAGCGTCAGCACGAGTTGCTTGGAACGCTCGCGTGCCATCACGCCGTGCGCGCCAACCGGCGCCTTACGCTCGATGAAATGAATGGCCTTTTGCGCCAGATGGAAGCAACCGAACGCGCCGATCAATGCAATCACGGCCGGCCGACGTGGTTTCAACTCACGCTCGCGGACCTCGACCGCCTCTTCATGCGCGGACAATGA
- a CDS encoding GlsB/YeaQ/YmgE family stress response membrane protein: MQHGIILWLIIGGVAGWLAGLIMNGSGFGVIVDIIVGVVGGLIGGWLFGTLGISFGGGIFGSLVTAVIGAVVLLFLIRLIRRG; this comes from the coding sequence TTGCAACACGGAATCATCCTCTGGCTGATCATCGGCGGCGTCGCGGGCTGGCTCGCCGGTCTCATCATGAACGGCAGCGGCTTCGGCGTGATCGTCGACATTATCGTCGGCGTGGTCGGCGGTCTGATCGGCGGCTGGCTGTTCGGCACGCTCGGTATCTCGTTCGGCGGTGGCATCTTCGGCTCGCTCGTGACGGCCGTGATCGGCGCAGTCGTGCTGCTGTTCCTTATCCGCCTGATTCGCCGCGGATAA
- the hda gene encoding DnaA regulatory inactivator Hda, with the protein MQRQLTLDLGTPPPATFDNFFAASNHELVTRLRELEGALAAGPVADRTFYIWGEAGSGRSHLLHALVYEANGRARFLSPQSALNAFGFDPRVTLYAVDDCDGLSPAQQIALFNLFNEVRAYPASALVATGNVAPMQLAVREDLRTRLGWGLVFHLLPLADDAKASVLRHAARERGIVLAEGVPAYLLTHFRRDMPSLMALLDELDRFSLEKKRAVTMPLLRTVLARFGQPSWDLAGSETESASPDSIDLFGEPHAHAATDNAPTRFK; encoded by the coding sequence GTGCAACGCCAACTGACGCTCGACCTGGGCACACCACCGCCCGCCACCTTCGACAACTTCTTCGCCGCGAGCAACCACGAACTGGTGACGCGCCTGCGCGAGCTCGAAGGCGCGCTCGCGGCCGGACCCGTCGCGGATCGCACGTTCTATATCTGGGGCGAAGCCGGCAGCGGCCGCAGCCATCTGCTGCACGCGCTCGTGTACGAGGCGAACGGCCGCGCGCGCTTTCTGAGCCCGCAAAGCGCGCTGAACGCGTTCGGTTTCGATCCGCGCGTGACGCTCTACGCCGTCGACGATTGCGACGGCCTCTCGCCCGCGCAACAAATCGCGCTGTTCAATCTCTTCAACGAAGTGCGCGCTTACCCCGCCAGCGCGCTCGTCGCGACCGGCAACGTCGCGCCAATGCAGCTCGCCGTGCGCGAGGACCTGCGCACGCGGCTCGGCTGGGGCCTCGTGTTCCATCTGCTGCCGCTCGCGGATGACGCCAAGGCGTCGGTGCTGCGGCACGCGGCGCGCGAGCGCGGCATCGTGCTGGCCGAAGGCGTGCCCGCTTATCTGCTCACGCATTTCCGGCGCGACATGCCGAGTCTCATGGCGCTGCTCGACGAACTCGACCGCTTCTCGCTCGAAAAAAAGCGCGCCGTGACCATGCCGCTTTTGCGCACCGTGCTCGCGCGCTTCGGCCAGCCTTCGTGGGACCTGGCCGGGTCCGAGACGGAAAGCGCATCGCCCGATTCCATCGACCTGTTCGGCGAGCCTCACGCGCACGCCGCTACAGACAACGCTCCGACCCGCTTCAAGTAA
- the purM gene encoding phosphoribosylformylglycinamidine cyclo-ligase, translating to MNQPKSAPDAPGLSYRDAGVDIDAGDALVDRIKPFAKKTLREGVLGGIGGFGALFEVPKKYKEPVLVSGTDGVGTKLRLAFELNRHDTVGQDLVAMSVNDILVQGAEPLFFLDYFACGKLDVDTAADVVKGIAQGCEYAGCALIGGETAEMPGMYPDGEYDLAGFAVGAVEKSKIIDGSTIKPGDIVLGLASSGIHSNGYSLVRKIIERANPDLNADFDGRSLADALMAPTRIYVKSLLSAMQTVTVKGMAHITGGGLVENIPRVLREGLTAELDHRAWPLPPLFAWLQKHGGVADAEMHRVFNCGIGMAVIVAAEDAQAATGLLSAAGEQVWQIGVVRESAEGEAQTVVV from the coding sequence ATGAATCAACCGAAATCCGCCCCTGATGCTCCCGGTTTGTCGTATCGCGATGCGGGCGTCGACATCGACGCAGGCGACGCGCTCGTCGACCGGATCAAGCCGTTCGCCAAGAAAACCTTGCGCGAAGGCGTGCTGGGCGGCATCGGCGGATTCGGCGCGCTGTTCGAAGTGCCCAAGAAGTACAAGGAACCGGTGCTCGTGTCGGGCACGGACGGCGTCGGCACCAAGCTGCGTCTCGCGTTCGAACTGAACCGGCACGACACGGTGGGCCAGGATCTCGTCGCCATGAGCGTGAACGACATCCTCGTGCAGGGCGCGGAACCGCTCTTTTTCCTCGATTATTTCGCCTGCGGCAAGCTGGACGTGGATACGGCGGCGGACGTGGTGAAGGGCATCGCGCAGGGTTGCGAATATGCGGGCTGCGCGCTGATCGGCGGCGAGACGGCGGAAATGCCGGGCATGTACCCGGACGGCGAGTACGACCTCGCGGGCTTCGCGGTCGGCGCGGTGGAGAAGAGCAAGATTATCGACGGCAGCACGATCAAGCCGGGCGATATCGTGCTGGGTCTCGCGTCGAGCGGTATCCATTCGAATGGGTATTCGCTGGTGCGCAAGATCATCGAGCGGGCCAATCCCGATTTGAACGCCGATTTCGACGGCCGTTCGCTCGCCGACGCGCTGATGGCGCCCACGCGCATCTACGTGAAGTCGCTGCTGTCGGCCATGCAGACCGTGACCGTGAAGGGCATGGCGCATATCACGGGCGGCGGTCTCGTCGAAAACATTCCGCGTGTGCTGCGCGAAGGGTTGACGGCTGAGCTGGATCATCGCGCTTGGCCTTTGCCGCCGCTGTTCGCATGGCTACAGAAGCACGGCGGCGTCGCGGATGCGGAGATGCATCGCGTGTTCAACTGCGGCATCGGCATGGCGGTGATCGTCGCGGCGGAAGACGCGCAGGCAGCCACGGGCTTGCTGTCGGCAGCGGGTGAACAGGTTTGGCAGATTGGTGTGGTGCGGGAAAGCGCGGAAGGGGAGGCGCAGACGGTGGTGGTTTGA